From Vigna unguiculata cultivar IT97K-499-35 chromosome 5, ASM411807v1, whole genome shotgun sequence, the proteins below share one genomic window:
- the LOC114183495 gene encoding acyl-protein thioesterase 2-like isoform X1, producing MSHAHSHTGSGSRMTRGTFEFGKTYVVRPKGKHQATIIWLHGLGDNGLSSSQLLESLPLPNIKWICPTAPTRPVAILGGFPCTAWFDVGELSEDGPDDWEGLDASATHIANLLSTEPADVKVAIGGFSMGAAIALYSATCFAIGRYGNGIPYPLNLRTVVGLSGWLPGSRSLRNKIEVSHEARRRATSLPILLCHGISDDVILYKYGEKSAQSLCSSGFRYVAFKSYDGLGHYTIPREMDEVCTWLSSKLGLEGSS from the exons ATGAGTCATGCACATTCTCATACTGGTTCTG GCAGCAGAATGACTCGAGGTACTTTTGAGTTTGGGAAGACATATGTTGTGAGACCCAAAGGTAAACACCAAGCCACTATAATTTGGTTGCATGGTCTTGGTGACAATGGTTTGAG CTCATCTCAGCTTTTGGAATCCCTTCCACTTCCAAAT ATAAAATGGATTTGTCCAACTGCTCCCACCCGTCCTGTGGCAATACTTGGTGGTTTTCCCTGCACAGCAT GGTTTGATGTGGGAGAACTTTCAGAAGATGGCCCAGATGATTGGGAGGGTTTGGATGCCTCAGCAACACACATTGCTAACTTGTTGTCAACAGAGCCAGCTGAtg TGAAAGTTGCTATTGGAGGGTTCAGCATGGGTGCTGCAATAGCCCTGTACTCTGCAACTTGTTTTGCCATAGGAAGGTATGGAAATGGCATTCCCTACCCTCTCAATCTAAGAACAGTGGTTGGACTCAGTGGTTGGCTTCCAGGATCAAG GAGCTTAAGGAACAAGATAGAAGTATCACATGAAGCAAGAAGACGAGCAACTTCATTACCCATTTTGTTGTGCCATGGAATCA GTGATGATGTGATCCTTTACAAATATGGTGAAAAATCAGCTCAATCTTTATGCTCATCAGGGTTTCGATATGTTGCATTCAAATCCTATGATGG GCTTGGTCATTACACAATTCCCAGAGAGATGGATGAAGTTTGCACTTGGCTTAGTTCAAAGTTGGGGCTTGAAGGGTCCTCATAA
- the LOC114183495 gene encoding acyl-protein thioesterase 2-like isoform X2, translating into MTRGTFEFGKTYVVRPKGKHQATIIWLHGLGDNGLSSSQLLESLPLPNIKWICPTAPTRPVAILGGFPCTAWFDVGELSEDGPDDWEGLDASATHIANLLSTEPADVKVAIGGFSMGAAIALYSATCFAIGRYGNGIPYPLNLRTVVGLSGWLPGSRSLRNKIEVSHEARRRATSLPILLCHGISDDVILYKYGEKSAQSLCSSGFRYVAFKSYDGLGHYTIPREMDEVCTWLSSKLGLEGSS; encoded by the exons ATGACTCGAGGTACTTTTGAGTTTGGGAAGACATATGTTGTGAGACCCAAAGGTAAACACCAAGCCACTATAATTTGGTTGCATGGTCTTGGTGACAATGGTTTGAG CTCATCTCAGCTTTTGGAATCCCTTCCACTTCCAAAT ATAAAATGGATTTGTCCAACTGCTCCCACCCGTCCTGTGGCAATACTTGGTGGTTTTCCCTGCACAGCAT GGTTTGATGTGGGAGAACTTTCAGAAGATGGCCCAGATGATTGGGAGGGTTTGGATGCCTCAGCAACACACATTGCTAACTTGTTGTCAACAGAGCCAGCTGAtg TGAAAGTTGCTATTGGAGGGTTCAGCATGGGTGCTGCAATAGCCCTGTACTCTGCAACTTGTTTTGCCATAGGAAGGTATGGAAATGGCATTCCCTACCCTCTCAATCTAAGAACAGTGGTTGGACTCAGTGGTTGGCTTCCAGGATCAAG GAGCTTAAGGAACAAGATAGAAGTATCACATGAAGCAAGAAGACGAGCAACTTCATTACCCATTTTGTTGTGCCATGGAATCA GTGATGATGTGATCCTTTACAAATATGGTGAAAAATCAGCTCAATCTTTATGCTCATCAGGGTTTCGATATGTTGCATTCAAATCCTATGATGG GCTTGGTCATTACACAATTCCCAGAGAGATGGATGAAGTTTGCACTTGGCTTAGTTCAAAGTTGGGGCTTGAAGGGTCCTCATAA
- the LOC114183496 gene encoding late embryogenesis abundant protein 2-like, with product MASHYQSYSAGETKGRTEEKAKQTVGNIGDKAQAAKDKAQEMAQAAKDKTQQTAQAAKDKTSNTSQAAKEKAQQNKDAAQGKASQMGQSTKETAQSGKDNTQGFLQQTGEKVKGAAQGATEAVKQTLGLGQNDEYNNRRN from the exons ATGGCATCCCATTACCAAAGCTACAGTGCTGGTGAAACCAAGGGCCGAACTGAG GAAAAGGCAAAGCAGACTGTGGGCAATATCGGAGATAAGGCCCAAGCTGCAAAGGACAAGGCCCAGGAGATGGCCCAAGCTGCGAAGGATAAGACCCAACAAACAGCCCAAGCTGCGAAGGACAAGACCAGCAACACTTCCCAAGCGGCAAAGGAGAAGGCCCAACAGAACAAAGATGCTGCTCAAGGGAAGGCCTCGCAGATGGGCCAGTCAACGAAGGAAACGGCCCAATCAGGGAAGGACAACACCCAAGGGTTCCTGCAGCAGACAGGGGAGAAGGTGAAGGGCGCGGCCCAAGGTGCTACAGAGGCCGTGAAGCAAACTCTTGGGTTGGGCCAGAATGACGAATACAATAATCGCAGAAATTAG
- the LOC114183239 gene encoding lys-63-specific deubiquitinase BRCC36-like, whose protein sequence is MSLTSVKMSEEVWLSCLTHALSTETEEIMGLLLGDIQHSKNGNVTALIWGASPQTRSDRQKDRVETNPELLAAASAHADRMTVATGTTTRVIGWYHSHPHITVLPSHVDVRTQAMYQLLDTGFIGLIFSCYSEDANKVGRIQVIAFQSTDGKQNHTSRPIPLSPVNRSSIIDIDSSPSSSENLSLRPGYFKAESPVQDTGDSTSVGASKDGGRSDLGNFFANADANYHPNNSDINLVDVDPMDMSDSMQEAMHRSNLDMRGAQNVRKEVPLHVVPALSILNLDSPLSSYADLQNVLFEEERSAYNQAISQNMRDGKVHPLTFIHHTSTYQASLCKLIEYCLSPAISTLQDRLRDNQIRLSVLSEEAKSLEAESYNRGSEASTGSPRQVASPTHRGGSSPGLRNLHGSPESSGSRKVASPGSRSRKGY, encoded by the exons atgtctctaACTAGCGTGAAGATGTCGGAAGAAGTGTGGTTAAGTTGCCTCACTCATGCATTGTCCACTGAAACCGAAGAGATTATGGGTCTTCTTCTCGGGGACATTCAG CATTCGAAAAACGGGAACGTGACTGCATTGATCTGGGGGGCGTCTCCTCAGACGAGGTCTGATCGGCAGAAGGATCGGGTGGAAACCAACCCTGAGCTGCTGGCCGCCGCTTCTGCCCACGCTGACCGAATGACCGTCGCCACCGGAACGACGACAAGGGTTATCGGTTGGTACCATTCGCACCCTCACATTACAGTTCTCCCTTCCCATGTTGATGTACGCACCCAGGCAATGTATCAGCTTCTTGACACTGGATTTATTGGCTTGATTTTTTCCTGTTACAGTGAAGATGCAAACAAG GTTGGAAGAATTCAAGTAATTGCTTTCCAGTCAACTGATGGGAAGCAGAATCACACATCAAGACCTATACCCTTGTCTCCTGTAAATAGAAGCTCTATTATTGATATCGATTCTTCGCCAAGTTCCTCGGAGAATTTATCATTGAGACCTGGTTACTTCAAGGCAGAGAGCCCTGTGCAGGACACTGGTGATTCAACAAGTGTCGGTGCTAGTaag GACGGTGGGAGATCAGACTTGGGGAATTTCTTTGCTAATGCTGATGCCAACTACCATCCCAACAATTCAGACATTAACTTAGTTGATGTTGATCCCATGGATATGTCAGATAGTATGCAAGAGGCCATGCATCGTTCAAATTTGGACATGAG AGGTGCACAGAACGTAAGAAAAGAAGTTCCCCTTCATGTTGTGCCAGCCTTGTCTATACTCAACCTTGATTCGCCATTATCATCATACGCAGATCTGCAAAATGTACTATTTGAAGAGGAGCGAAGTGCATATAATCAGGCCATCTCACAAAATATGAG GGATGGGAAAGTGCATCCTCTGACTTTTATACACCACACTTCTACTTATCAGGCTTCCCTGTGCAAGTTGATTGAATACTG TTTAAGTCCTGCTATAAGTACGCTTCAAGATCGACTGAGAGATAATCAAATTCGG CTATCAGTTCTGAGTGAAGAAGCCAAAAGTCTGGAGGCTGAGTCATATAATAGAGGTAGCGAAGCAAGTACTGGATCTCCTCGACAAGTTGCATCTCCTACACACCGAGGAGGTTCCTCTCCTGGTCTGAGAAATTTGCACGGTTCACCGGAATCATCAGGTTCTAGGAAGGTGGCAAGTCCTGGTAGCCGGAGCAGAAAAGGATATTGA
- the LOC114186133 gene encoding zinc finger Ran-binding domain-containing protein 2-like, translating to MMRVGDWKCRSCQHLNFQRRECCQRCGDCKGGEGNGYGGFGTESDVRPGDWYCDASNCASHNFATRSTCFQCGASRNHSAAAHTSSSKPSWKPGWKHGDWICNRSGCNEHNFASRMECFKCCAPRDLH from the exons ATGATGAGAGTGGGAGACTGGAAGTGCAGGTCATGCCAGCACCTGAACTTTCAGAGGAGAGAGTGTTGCCAACGTTGTGGGGATTGTAAAGGTGGAGAGGGGAATGGTTATGGTGGTTTTGGCACTGAGTCAGATGTTCGACCAGGTGACTGGTACTGTGATGCATCTAACTGTGCTTCACATAACTTTGCTACCCGTTCAACCTGCTTCCAGTGTGGTGCTTCCAGGAACCACTCAGCTGCTGCTCACACTTCATCTTCAAAACCCTCTTGGAAACCTGGATGGAAGCATGGTGATTGGATATGTAACAG ATCTGGATGCAATGAACATAACTTCGCTAGCAGAATGGAATGTTTTAAATGCTGTGCTCCAAGAGACTTGCATTAG